One part of the Chryseobacterium mulctrae genome encodes these proteins:
- a CDS encoding pectate lyase family protein: MKINFKATMSIVALSTAFALIGCGHDDIKSEFSENPNENSIENAFAAKTVVPLANCVAPGWASQNGGTTGGGTAAETTVTTYAQLKSAIENTAVKVIKVTGTITITTRLSLQDQTGKTIYGTSGAKLVSTNQTKDGSGIINIKRCNNIIVRNLIFEGPGAYDTDGWDNAILDDCRNVWIDHCEFRDGVDGNFDIKNKSDYITVSYTKFHYLKTPKAGGSGGTDDHRFSNLIGSSDGATADAGKLNVTFVRCWWAPGCRERMPRVRFGKIHILNSYFNSSVSNKCIAAGVQANIRVDGNVFENVKEPINLMSGYTAVTVTSNNTFTNVTGNKTGSGTAFTPPYSIPTLSLSSVKSDVTANAGATLSGNICESY; encoded by the coding sequence ATGAAAATCAATTTCAAGGCAACTATGTCTATAGTTGCTCTCAGTACAGCTTTTGCATTAATCGGATGTGGACATGATGACATCAAAAGTGAGTTCTCTGAAAATCCCAACGAAAACAGTATTGAAAATGCATTTGCAGCAAAAACCGTCGTTCCTCTTGCGAACTGCGTGGCTCCGGGATGGGCTTCTCAAAACGGTGGAACTACAGGAGGCGGAACTGCTGCTGAAACTACTGTAACGACTTATGCTCAATTAAAATCAGCGATTGAAAACACTGCCGTTAAGGTCATCAAAGTTACAGGAACCATCACCATCACAACCCGATTATCTCTTCAGGATCAAACCGGAAAAACAATCTACGGAACAAGCGGCGCAAAGCTTGTATCAACCAATCAGACTAAAGATGGTTCTGGAATTATCAATATTAAAAGATGTAACAATATTATCGTTAGAAACCTGATCTTTGAAGGTCCGGGAGCTTATGATACAGATGGTTGGGACAATGCGATTCTGGATGATTGCCGAAATGTATGGATCGATCACTGTGAATTCAGAGATGGTGTAGATGGTAATTTCGATATCAAAAATAAATCAGATTATATTACGGTTTCTTATACAAAATTCCATTATTTAAAAACTCCAAAAGCAGGTGGTTCTGGTGGAACTGATGATCACAGATTTTCTAATTTAATTGGCTCTAGTGATGGCGCAACAGCCGATGCAGGAAAACTAAATGTAACATTTGTACGTTGTTGGTGGGCTCCGGGATGCAGAGAGCGTATGCCAAGAGTGAGATTTGGTAAAATTCATATCTTAAACAGTTATTTTAATAGCTCTGTAAGCAACAAATGTATTGCAGCCGGAGTCCAAGCAAATATTCGTGTAGATGGAAATGTATTTGAAAATGTAAAAGAACCCATCAATTTAATGAGCGGATATACTGCGGTAACCGTTACTTCAAACAATACATTTACGAATGTTACGGGTAATAAAACAGGTAGTGGAACTGCATTTACACCACCATATTCTATTCCTACTTTGTCGCTTTCCTCAGTAAAATCTGATGTTACCGCTAATGCAGGAGCTACTTTATCAGGAAATATCTGTGAGAGCTACTAA
- the pelA gene encoding pectate lyase: protein MIKSKLSVAVFCLAFSGISAQVKDTLAEKMMVYQLPNGGWGKHRSDKKNVDYTQKIDAQLLKIIKSGNNDLATIDNNATSKEINGLIKAYSTTKNPDYLKSAEKGIQYLLSMQYQNGGFPQYFPNSSIYRKQVTYNDNAMINVLTVLYNISEGKEGFDAVNSQLKEKSKLALQKGIVCILKTQIPQNGKLSIWADQYNEVSLKPEKARAFEPMSLASGESVNIVKFLMMQPVTPEIERSIRSAIQWFKDSKIDGYTYNVSRESGNAVRVLSKKEGSAVWARFYDIPTNKPVFGDRDGSVKFNYEDVSKERRMGYSWYNEAGTKLIENDFPKWLKKNKFLNKTKS from the coding sequence ATGATTAAATCAAAACTTTCAGTTGCCGTTTTTTGTTTGGCATTTTCAGGAATTTCGGCGCAGGTAAAAGATACTTTGGCGGAAAAAATGATGGTTTATCAGCTTCCAAATGGAGGTTGGGGAAAACATAGGAGTGATAAAAAAAATGTAGACTATACTCAAAAAATAGATGCTCAACTTTTAAAAATAATTAAATCAGGCAATAATGATCTTGCCACGATCGACAACAATGCCACATCGAAGGAAATCAACGGATTAATAAAAGCGTACAGCACAACAAAAAATCCTGATTATCTGAAATCTGCCGAAAAAGGAATTCAATATTTGCTTTCGATGCAGTATCAGAATGGAGGCTTTCCACAGTATTTTCCAAACTCTTCAATCTATAGAAAACAAGTGACCTACAACGATAATGCAATGATTAATGTTTTGACGGTTTTATATAATATTTCAGAAGGAAAAGAAGGTTTTGATGCAGTAAATTCTCAACTGAAAGAAAAATCTAAATTAGCTTTGCAAAAAGGTATTGTCTGTATTTTAAAAACTCAGATACCGCAAAACGGAAAGCTATCAATTTGGGCAGATCAATACAATGAAGTTTCTCTAAAACCCGAAAAAGCAAGAGCTTTTGAACCGATGTCATTGGCAAGTGGAGAATCGGTAAATATTGTAAAGTTTCTAATGATGCAGCCCGTAACTCCGGAGATTGAAAGATCAATTAGATCGGCAATACAATGGTTTAAAGACAGCAAGATCGATGGTTATACTTACAATGTCTCCAGAGAAAGCGGAAATGCTGTGCGTGTTTTATCTAAAAAAGAAGGTTCGGCAGTTTGGGCTAGATTTTATGATATTCCGACCAATAAACCTGTTTTTGGTGATCGTGACGGAAGTGTGAAGTTCAATTACGAAGATGTTTCCAAAGAACGCAGAATGGGCTACAGTTGGTACAACGAAGCCGGAACGAAACTGATTGAAAACGATTTTCCGAAGTGGCTGAAAAAGAATAAATTTCTGAATAAAACAAAATCCTGA
- a CDS encoding DUF4861 family protein, whose product MFMYKKGMIGLSCAIGCIAANFVNAQTSVQVKNTQDFARNEIVSLSTGQLKTFLGKNKAEDLRIKDAQNNYLTIQWIDNDGDGKNDEVLFQAKVDAKKTNSYTIVADSKTAVPESKLTTYSRLVPERVDDYTWENDKIAFRVYGPKGQAEALAGVKGSTLSSGVDIWLKRTEKSVINEWYKGYLTDPMYYHKDTRGEGYDPYHVGDSRGTGGIGIWKDEKLQVSKNFTSSKTIAEGPLRTVFELTYAPWSEFDVKETKRISLDLGSNFSKFESTFETQKQVPNYTIGITLHKNEGESKLNDKNGYYLHWEKIDDAFVGEGIVVNPKIVEKSVAFKSEIPDQSNLLVITKPQDKLTYYAGFAWQKSGQIQTQEDWENILQKQSKIVANPLIITVK is encoded by the coding sequence ATGTTTATGTATAAAAAAGGAATGATTGGGTTAAGTTGCGCAATCGGTTGCATTGCTGCGAATTTTGTGAATGCGCAAACTTCAGTTCAGGTTAAAAATACTCAGGATTTTGCTCGAAATGAAATTGTTTCTCTTTCAACTGGTCAGCTGAAAACATTTTTAGGAAAAAATAAAGCAGAAGATCTAAGAATTAAAGATGCTCAAAATAATTATCTTACGATTCAATGGATTGATAATGATGGAGACGGCAAAAACGATGAGGTTCTTTTTCAGGCAAAAGTAGATGCAAAAAAGACAAATTCCTACACGATAGTTGCTGATTCTAAAACAGCAGTTCCTGAAAGTAAATTAACCACTTATTCAAGATTGGTTCCTGAAAGAGTTGATGATTACACTTGGGAAAACGATAAGATCGCGTTCAGAGTTTACGGTCCGAAAGGTCAGGCTGAAGCTTTGGCGGGAGTAAAAGGAAGTACACTTTCGAGTGGAGTAGATATTTGGCTTAAAAGAACCGAAAAATCAGTCATTAACGAATGGTACAAAGGTTACCTTACAGATCCTATGTATTATCACAAAGATACGAGAGGCGAAGGTTACGATCCTTATCATGTCGGAGACAGCCGTGGAACAGGAGGAATCGGAATCTGGAAAGATGAAAAACTGCAGGTTTCCAAAAACTTTACAAGCTCTAAAACCATTGCAGAAGGTCCTTTGAGAACAGTTTTCGAATTGACTTATGCACCGTGGAGCGAGTTTGATGTGAAAGAAACCAAAAGAATTTCTCTTGATTTGGGTTCTAATTTTTCTAAGTTTGAATCTACTTTTGAAACACAAAAACAAGTTCCAAATTACACAATTGGAATTACATTGCATAAAAATGAAGGTGAATCTAAATTGAATGACAAAAACGGATATTATCTTCACTGGGAAAAAATAGATGATGCTTTTGTTGGTGAAGGAATTGTAGTAAATCCTAAAATTGTAGAAAAGTCTGTAGCTTTTAAATCTGAAATTCCAGATCAGAGTAATCTTTTGGTAATAACAAAACCTCAAGATAAACTAACGTATTATGCAGGTTTTGCATGGCAGAAAAGCGGACAGATTCAAACTCAGGAAGATTGGGAAAACATTTTGCAGAAGCAGTCTAAAATAGTTGCAAATCCATTAATAATTACCGTTAAATAA
- a CDS encoding response regulator transcription factor gives MKILVVEDEKELLKSIHDSLIQEQFLIETAENYHSASEKIALYTYDCILLDIMLPGGNGLQLLQQLKDMGKSENVIIISAKDSLDDKLTGLELGADDYLTKPFHNAELNARIKAVLRRKNQEGKNSIEIANIELDLTERTFIVDGENITLNRKEFDILHFFLLNKKRLVTKTALAEHVWGDHIDQADNFDFIYYQIKNLRKKLQQSNAEIEIESVYGIGYKLIEK, from the coding sequence ATGAAAATCCTTGTTGTAGAAGACGAAAAAGAACTTTTAAAATCAATTCATGATTCTTTGATTCAGGAACAGTTTCTTATTGAAACCGCAGAAAATTATCATTCGGCAAGTGAAAAAATTGCTTTGTACACTTATGATTGTATTCTGCTAGATATTATGCTTCCGGGAGGAAATGGTCTGCAACTTCTTCAACAGCTTAAAGACATGGGAAAATCGGAAAATGTCATCATTATTTCTGCAAAAGATTCTCTCGACGATAAACTGACAGGATTGGAACTCGGAGCCGATGATTATTTAACCAAACCTTTTCATAATGCCGAGCTCAACGCCAGAATAAAAGCAGTTCTTCGAAGAAAAAATCAGGAAGGTAAAAATAGTATTGAGATAGCCAATATTGAACTGGATCTTACCGAAAGAACTTTTATTGTTGATGGAGAAAATATTACCCTTAACCGAAAAGAATTTGATATTCTTCATTTTTTTCTGCTTAATAAAAAACGTTTGGTAACCAAAACAGCTTTGGCAGAACATGTTTGGGGAGATCACATCGATCAGGCAGATAATTTTGATTTTATTTATTATCAGATTAAAAATTTAAGAAAAAAACTACAGCAATCGAATGCCGAAATTGAGATTGAGTCAGTCTACGGAATCGGTTACAAATTAATAGAAAAATGA
- a CDS encoding sensor histidine kinase encodes MKLLNKSILHLMTYLLLIVSLWSVIFYFNMLDEIKGSVDEELENYKRQIVFKAEKDSTILQQKTFDEGFFSVNKISEEEALSFKDTYEDTEIYAQDADDEAPELEPVRILTTVFEQNGNFYQLKIFNNMVEEDDLVKELLWDAAGLYVLLIFSILMINNIVLQRLWKPFYELLDELKNYRLGISKSFPNTETKTKEFSDLQDAVTTLLQYSEKSYEQQKEFIGNASHELQTPLAIAISKLELLIEKENFTENQAEKIAEIMEIIERLVRLNKSLLLLTKIENKQFFDNQEIKVNDIVEKNIEDLSDIAEFKEVEIIFSENSELLVKADAALINIIVSNLLRNAIFHNIKSGKVEVKIDAKKLSVLNTGTDHSLSHEKIFTRFQKSEQHQSGSGLGLAIVKAIAELYDFSVSYDFKNGMHEFSVNF; translated from the coding sequence ATGAAACTTCTCAATAAATCTATTCTTCATCTGATGACCTATCTTTTGCTGATCGTAAGTTTATGGTCAGTGATTTTTTATTTCAATATGCTTGATGAAATCAAAGGAAGTGTAGATGAAGAACTAGAAAACTATAAAAGACAAATTGTTTTTAAAGCAGAAAAAGATTCCACGATTTTACAGCAAAAAACTTTTGATGAAGGTTTTTTTTCCGTTAATAAAATAAGCGAAGAAGAAGCTCTCAGTTTTAAAGACACTTATGAAGACACTGAAATCTACGCACAAGATGCCGATGATGAAGCTCCGGAACTAGAACCTGTAAGAATTTTGACAACCGTTTTTGAACAAAATGGAAACTTTTATCAACTTAAAATCTTCAATAATATGGTTGAAGAAGATGATCTTGTAAAAGAATTGCTTTGGGATGCTGCAGGATTATACGTTCTTTTGATTTTCAGTATTTTGATGATTAATAACATTGTATTACAAAGACTTTGGAAACCTTTTTATGAACTTCTTGATGAGCTTAAAAATTACCGTTTAGGAATCAGTAAAAGCTTCCCAAATACTGAAACAAAAACCAAAGAATTCAGTGATTTGCAGGATGCCGTTACTACTTTATTGCAATACAGCGAAAAAAGTTACGAACAGCAAAAAGAATTTATTGGAAATGCTTCTCACGAACTTCAGACTCCTTTAGCGATTGCCATCAGTAAACTTGAATTGTTGATTGAAAAAGAAAATTTCACAGAAAATCAGGCAGAAAAGATTGCTGAGATCATGGAAATTATTGAAAGATTGGTTCGTCTCAATAAATCGCTTCTTTTGCTTACAAAAATTGAAAACAAACAGTTTTTTGACAATCAGGAAATTAAAGTCAATGATATTGTTGAAAAAAATATAGAAGATCTTAGTGATATTGCTGAATTTAAAGAAGTCGAAATCATTTTTTCTGAAAACAGCGAGCTCTTGGTAAAAGCTGATGCTGCATTAATCAATATTATCGTTTCTAATTTATTGCGAAATGCTATTTTCCACAATATAAAATCCGGAAAAGTGGAGGTGAAAATTGATGCAAAAAAATTAAGTGTTCTCAATACCGGAACAGATCATTCTTTAAGCCATGAAAAGATATTTACACGTTTTCAGAAATCTGAGCAACATCAGTCTGGAAGCGGATTGGGATTGGCGATTGTAAAAGCGATTGCGGAATTGTATGATTTTTCAGTTTCTTATGATTTTAAAAATGGAATGCATGAATTTTCAGTGAATTTTTAA
- a CDS encoding HAEPLYID family protein → MKTTKLILAVGILNILGCFSAFAQTQSKPVKVSHAEPIFQDLVRDLGARKGEKEFNLGADFSSGKNYRENGYLAEYEFAPMNRLGLEVETDFSFFSPKNNATKEQIPGNRLDGLRLSAQYTFFVSEKSQTSLALGYTQVIEFTDFKNYGKGKFITGLVYSPFFIAAKKWGSHIHTLVYTYPMIQHQLGENNTPVDWQINSSMMYSLPNSGHFIGMEVNKEISHGKMLVTLRPQVKIKLDSHFAVGIVTGIPVSHQDESISSFFRLVYEL, encoded by the coding sequence ATGAAAACAACAAAACTAATCTTAGCGGTAGGAATTTTAAACATTTTAGGATGCTTTTCAGCATTCGCACAAACACAATCTAAACCAGTAAAAGTATCTCACGCTGAACCTATTTTTCAGGATTTGGTGAGAGATCTTGGCGCAAGAAAAGGAGAAAAAGAATTTAATTTGGGAGCTGATTTTTCAAGTGGGAAAAATTACAGAGAAAACGGATATTTGGCCGAATATGAATTTGCACCGATGAATCGGTTAGGTTTAGAAGTAGAAACTGATTTCTCTTTTTTCAGTCCGAAAAATAATGCAACCAAAGAACAGATTCCCGGAAACCGATTAGACGGACTCAGACTTTCTGCGCAATATACTTTTTTTGTTTCGGAAAAATCTCAGACTTCTTTGGCTTTAGGGTATACTCAGGTGATAGAATTTACAGATTTCAAAAATTATGGAAAAGGAAAATTCATTACAGGTTTGGTGTACAGTCCGTTTTTTATAGCGGCTAAAAAATGGGGTTCACATATTCACACTTTGGTTTACACTTATCCGATGATTCAACATCAATTGGGAGAAAATAACACTCCGGTCGATTGGCAGATCAATAGTTCGATGATGTATTCTTTACCCAATTCAGGTCATTTTATCGGGATGGAAGTCAATAAAGAAATCAGTCACGGAAAAATGTTGGTGACGCTTCGTCCGCAAGTAAAGATTAAGCTTGATTCTCATTTTGCAGTAGGAATTGTTACTGGAATTCCCGTTTCTCATCAAGATGAAAGTATCTCTTCATTTTTCAGATTG